The Phaeodactylum tricornutum CCAP 1055/1 chromosome 8, whole genome shotgun sequence DNA segment tatcaaacctgatatgctaggaacgaaatattcctgattaccatacggtttccctagatgaaagttgtcaacagatactgttggcaccatccgaactcgatggtttggcgatcacataggtgatccaatcatctcgacaaaaactatgtcaatggttcgatagccagtacattggctacggggtttctacgttcgtacattctgtttccaacacaaaaggtttcattttggaatctatattttagtctcacaatctcaatctaaaaacctaccgattaaaacaatcggagcctctacgaggctttccccccaacttctactctttcgtcgtattctacaaatacactcgtaagcaggtagaacttatcaGAGAGACATGCGCTTTGAGGCAGGCAATACTGACTCCATCACTAAAGAGTTACACGCTTTGAACCAATGTGGGCCAAGCAGAAATATTGCCAAAAAGAGAGTTATCTACACAAAGGAACCATTTGACCAAAATCTAAAATCTTTTGTGAAGCTATATGCCAAAAATCACAGCAACATGGGCGAAAAGAATGGCTACGTGAATATCCCTGTTTTGGTAAGCAACAAAATGAGCGGTAAAGACCATATTGTGGATAAGTACTACAAAGACATTCGCAGAATTTACCACTTTGAAAAAAGCTGCTGTGTTGATGTCCCCGACCCAGATGAATCCGTTTTTGTAAGTTCCTGCTGTTGCTAGTAGGGCCGGTGATATTTATATGTATATCAGGCACCATTGTTACTGATTGCTCTTATGTTTTGTTTCTATAGCACTTTCGCAATTTTGTCAGTGAGAACGAAGAACTACAATTTCGTGCAGGTCACGAAGAGCTCGTTCCTGAGCAAGTGGCAAATGAGTTGTTTGCCCATCTCAATCCTGGCGACAAAGTAGCCATAACCTCACGCTATCCCAATCATTTTCGAACAAGCATGATTGTGGATGCTTTCAAGAAGCGAGAGATTCAGGTTCGAGTCATAGAGCCACGTTCCGGGGTGGCggacttttgcttcttgatgCATGCCCAAAAAGAACTAGTTGGTACGGCCAGATCTTCGTTTTTGATGTGGGCTGGTCTCCTTGGAAACGCCACAAGGGTAAGACCATACACGGTAATGATGCCTGACGGGAATAGCAGGGTCCATCACTACAACTACACAAATCCAGAGCTCAAATCCCGCTTTCTTTTTGAGCGCTACAATGCAAACTCAAGTATAGCTAACCTAATTTCAGAGGAAATAAACTAACTAtaagttgacagtgagggtCTTGGCGCCGGTGGATGCCCGTGGACACGACTAGATTGTACCACCGTAGGGTGTCATTGAAGTACCAAACCCTCTACTAGATACATGAACACCATTCAAGCTCTCCAACTCTCGACGCAAACACAGGATCAGTGTTTTGGAACAACTTCAACAACCTTTCCTTGACTCCGTGTTGTACCCATGCCGTGCGGAAGGCTTGCCAACATTACCATTAATAGACGAATTGTGTCTCGCTCGTGTTGTATGCGCCTGGAGACTGCCCGATATAGGAATCCTTTCGAAAGGAGGGAATGTGCGAGATCCCGGTCAATCAACCGAAGGATAGGAGCAACGACAGCAGTCGCACATACAGTGCGTCCTGACTTCGCGACGGCCAGTATGTACCGTGGATTTGTCCGgttccaacgacaacgacagcacGCCTCCACATCAAGTATACATTCGCAAAGGAGCGTGTGACGGTTCGGACGATTCCTTGGATTCAGAGTCGTGTTGTATGCGCCTGGAGACTGCCCAGGATAGGAATCCTTTTGAAAGGAGAGAATGTGCGAGATCCCGGTCAAGCAACCGAAGGAGAGGAGCAACGACAGCTACTGTTGCAGTGGTAGTGCAACGTCGTCCCTGCATGCCGACGAGCTCGCAAAGTCAACCACGCCATATTTTTTGGACGCTTCCCTACGATCCCTACTCCTACCACATTCACAACACTTTGGAACAAATGGCGTCTGATTGTCGGAGTAGTCCGAACGATGCAATGTGTAGCTACCGAGCGAGACCGTTCAACTCTGACTTATGTTACTCCGGGCCCCGTGTGCATAGCTACGACACTATAGATCGCCGCGCCGATTCTATCTATGAGAATTTCTATCGAGGCACTTGCATTACCTGGCCAACTGTTGCATGGCGCGTTTTTGCCGTTCGGCTTCCTGCACTTTGGCTTGGAGTTCGGCGTTTTTGGCCTGCAGGGCTTGCAATCGCCATTCGGCGTTGTCAAAGCGTTCCAAGAACGTAGCCAACCGTGGATCGACCACGCTAGGTCGCGAGGCGACAAGAATGTTGGCGGAAATCTGTTCGCTGTCCTTATTCCTTTTCACGACGGGGTCACTTTTCTTGGTGGCCACTTGAGCGGCGGAGAGCCACGGCGTGTCGAAAGTCAGGTTTGTGTTCAAGGCTGGTGGTGTTTTGGGCCAAACAATTGGCATGGGGAGCAATACGACTGGTTGGGAGTCGTGCTGGGCCGGTGGTGGGGCGAGTGGCGCACACGTTGTGTTGATCGCTAGCTGCGGTGTAGGTTGTGGCCACAACGCGCGAGGCCACAGATCATCATTATTGATCGTTTCCGTTGTGCGTAGCTTCTTGGTGGGACGGGGTTCGATTGGCAAGTTGTGGACGATGTCTGGCACCACGGGCTGCTCTTGTGTATCCAAGAAACATGGTTTGAGTGGTGAAACGGGTGGATCGTGTGTGGGATTAGATATAGGATGAAAAAAGAGAGCAGATTGGCTCGTACAGTCGCTGGaaaccgaaaaggccaaggagTGCGCCCGATCGAAAGCGGGGGGAGGCGCCGGGAGAGCAGGAACCGGCAAGGTTTCGGGAGATACGTACGTTTTGCCGAAAGCAGAGGCAAACGTTGAATCGTGATCCGTAAATATTGGTTGTAAACCAAGCTGCATAGAATTGTCCCAAACCGTCATATCGGGTAGAAATGGGCTCACAAGTGGCACAGGACTATGACGCTCGTATAGATAGCTGTTTTCGTTGTGGTTGGAGGCAGGCACGTTACTAGGATCAGACAATTGTTTCGAATCGAGCGGGAATGTGCGGTTGCTAATAGTCACAGAATTGGCGGTAGCCTGGGTCGTTCGACGAGTATTGGAATGGTGTGGTGATACGGCCGTTGCAGAATAGGCTTCCGCGTGGGCACGGATATTCTCCGGCAGGACGGAACCACACAGCGAACGCCATCCGATCACGACGTCGGATGGGAGCGGTGAGGTATCGTTGGGGTGGGAGGAACGCCGTGTATCCTGCATGTGGGCGTCCCTATGTATATCGTCGTCAGGGTGCCCTACCATGACTTGCAGAAAAATATCGTGGAAAGATTTGTTGGATAAGTCCATGCCGTGGTGCACGCGATGCAACGGAATGTTTGCAGAGGACGCAAGTGTCGTTACTGGAGGCTTTTGTCTTCAATTGTGTATCGGTTAGAGTAGAGGAGAGATGTGTGAATGTGTCGTTTCGGTCGGTCCAAACCTGGACAAAAAGATGGCGAGAATGAACTCCTGGATATTGTAAACTATCGGGATCTCTGAAAATGTCGTTGTGGTATCCAACAGTCTCACAACGTATCACGGACATATGAGTGCCGATAGGATTAGTGACCTGTGATAAAAAGACCAAGACGGAGAAACCAGCTACTTCCCTACCGACCCATCATCTAGAGAGAGCCAGCAAGTGCAGTCCGCCAGAACCATCAAAACAAACCTTGCGTTGCCGCAACACATGTGATTCTGCCTCACATAATGATAAAATATGAGGGCTTGCTTTAGAACATACGAGTTGCGAATTTTGGTTCCAAAATCCACAGAACGATTACAGTATTTTTTCTGTAGAACAAGAAGAATGGAAGATTATGTATAGCAGGCTCTAGTAGCTTCATTTTGCGACACAGGCGTCCTTTTTTCTCAGTTTGGCAGAGTCACGGTCAGCCATTGCTGTGATATTATCTGGGACTACTTCCCAGCCATCAACCTTGGGCGTCCCAAACGGGGCATACCATACAGTCCCGTGCCTATTCAAAAGAGCAGGGACAAGGGAAAAAGTACTCCTGGAAAGGATGAGAGTGCCCGCCATCATCATATCTCGCCACGTGTCCACCAAACTTGCACTCAGGCGCAAGTTGTATTGCCTGAAATTGTCCCAGGGCTCGTAAGACTCCTCTTCCGAGTAAATTGTGACGGTGCTATTGGAGGGAACATACGTATCAATCACAGCATGGTAATACGAGTTCGGCAAGTATCGGTATCGTTTCAGCAATCCATTTTTGGGGCACGGTATGACATCCCCACGGCGAATATGCACTGCCGTCTGGTGACCAGCGGAAACATTTTTCTCGGGATACTTTACCCTGGACCGAATAAATGCTAGCCATTCTCGAGACCACCGACGATCAACGTTTGCGTAACGACCTCGTTTGACTATGTCACTGATGTTCGTGGGGCAGGCGTAGGTGAGTTCGTCTTCGAGGCCAATAGCAGCAAACAGCTGCTTATTTGTCTTGATGCGAGCTTGGTTGGGAGCCTTGGAATCAGTCCAACAAGCGCCGGGATACGTCATATTATGGTGGAAAGCATACGAATGCGCAGCCAACATGTCTTGGATTACCGACCCTGATCTGTCCGTTCGAGCATTGGAGTACATGCCTTTCTTCCGCTTCTGCATGGAGTCGTCATTGTTGATACTGGCCGGGACCGTAGATGGAAATGCGTGGTCTGGTACGGACGATGGCGAGACTTGGATGGACTTGTTTGCTGGCGCTGCTTTCTCTACGACATTTTCTGTCGAAGGAGGTAGGGCAGCGCCTACTGTCAGATTGACTTCGGCCTCTGTATCTACATTGCTCCAcgtttccgacgacgacgactgtCGCTGCAACACATTGGCGAGCATCTCATCAACATTTAGAAGCGCGTACTCGCTCTGAAACTTTCCGAGAGTCGCCAAGACCAACGCCGACAAGCTTATACCTACCAACCGCACCAGCGATCCAAACGAGCGTACACCCATTCTCTCTTCCGAATGCTCATCTTACGTCTCGTTGAGCTTGGTAGAATGATTTGCGTTTGAACTTCTGGATGGATTTACTGTAATGTAGAGGTAATACAAATTTTGCTTCAAAGGTCGGCTACCTTTTTTGGTAACGTAAAAAATTTGAATTAGCAGTAAGGTAACTGGTATAAAGGATTGGCCGCTGAATGTCGCACGAATGGATCGCTCGCATAGAAGTTCTTGGATAAATAAAGGAGCGACAAATTAATTCAGTGTAGAGTCCAATAATATCTTCTTAAGTCGGTTTGAATCTTCCATCGTGTTCGCGTTTTTCCTTCTGGCGTACAAGGCGTCGTGTCGCctttctagctagtagggTTCGTTGGTGAACTACCCTGCGCGTTCCAAGAGGAATGGACTCTAGATGAAAATACTCTCTTTATCTACCATGTCATTTCCTCTGTTCACCGCGGAGTAGAGACGAAAaatgccgacgacgaacggCGAATCCCAAAAAGGATTCGGCATGCGACATTGCGGTGCCGGATGTTGTGGCCATGAGCGAAATTCGGCCAGTGTTCGGTATCGCTCGTACGAGCCCGAGAGGGTGCGACAGCCAACCGGAAAAAGGGCAACGGGATCTTTTCCAAGATtgttactgacagtgattgtGTAATAGCTCCACACTTTCTCTCCTATCCAACAATCGCTTGTCCTTTCGTCGTTTGATAGTTGTACACAACAACGTATAACAAGTATCCAGAAATATCTAGTGTTGTTACAACGTGTGCAGTAGTGACCATAACATGCTTTCGAGCACGAGTACCATTCCCAAGCTAGACGGCGAGGTCGTCACGCTCAGCGTCATCAAGAAGCCCACCGAAACCAAGAAGAGACGCACCAAGATTATTTGTACCTTGGTAAGTATTGGGTCCTCTGTCGGAGACTCAGTTGACGGAAGTGACCAAGCTGTATTTCATGGGCACATATGCTGCCGGACTGTGTTGTGCTGTCGTGTATCTCAACGGGCGTTATCGTTCGTATCTCGTCCTTACCAGTACGGGCGCTCGACTCGATCACTCACTGCTGCCTGCTATGTTCCAGGGACCTGCTTGTTGGAGCGAAGAAGGCCTCGGCCAGCTCATGGACGCCGGCATGAATGTCGCTCGCTTCAACTTTTCCCACGGTGATCACGAAGGACACGGAAAAGTCCTCGAACGTTTGCGCAAggttgccaaggaaaagaagcgCAACATTGGTACGTACGAACCAACCACGAACATTCGTCTTTTGAGCGTGTACGCGTGTCTTTTTGTAGCTCTACCGGACGAAACAAATGGAGCTGTAGCGTGCTTCTGTAGGCGCCTGGTTTACCATCTTTCCTCACACCCCATTCTTGATTCCTTTCCTCATCGGCCACAGCGGTGCTCTTGGATACCAAGGGTCCGGAAATTCGTACGGGATTTTTTGCCGACGGCATCGACAAGATTAACCTGTCCAAGGGAGACACGATCGTACTGACCACGGACTATGACTTCAAGGGCGATAGCAAGCGTTTGGCGTGCAGTTACCCCACACTAGCCAAGTCCGTTACCCAGGGACAAGCCATTCTTATTGCCGACGGATCACTCGTTTTGACCGTCTTGAGCATCGACACGGCTAATAACGAAGTGCAGTGTCGCGTCGAGAACAACGCTTCCATTGGCGAACGCAAAAACATGAATTTGCCCGGAGTTGTCGTCGATTTACCCACCTTCACCGAACGTGACGTCAACGATATCGTCAATTTTGGTATCAAGAGCAAGGTAGACTTTATCGCTGCTTCTTTTGTTCGCAAGGGAAGTGACGTGACCAACCTGCGCAAGCTCCTCGCCGACAATGGCGGTCCACAGATCAAAATTATTTGTAAAATTGAGAATCAAGAAGGCCTCGAGAACTACGGAGACATTCTGGAGCACACGGATGCCATCATGGTGGCCCGCGGTGATCTCGGTATGGAAATTCCTTCGTCCAAGGTATTTCTGGCGCAAAAGTACATGATTCGCGAAGCCAACGTTGCGGGCAAGCCCGTTGTCACTGCCACGCAAATGCTCGAAAGTATGGTGACCAACCCGCGTCCTACGCGTGCCGAATGTTCCGACGTGGCCAACGCCGTTTACGACGGCACCGACGCCGTTATGCTGTCGGGAGAAACCGCCAACGGTCCACATTTTGAAAAGGCCGTGCTGGTCATGGCGCGTACGTGTTGCGAAGCCGAGTCGTCCCGCAACTACAACCTGTTGTTCCAGTCGGTCCGCAACTCAATCGTCATTGCGCGCGGTGGCTTGTCTACCGGGGAATCCATGGCCAGCAGTGCCGTCAAGTCGGCCCTCGACATTGAAGCCAAGTTGATTGTGGTCATGAGTGAAACGGGCAAGATGGGCAACTACGTGGCCAAATTTCGTCCGGGCTTGAGTGTCCTGTGCATGACCCCCAACGAAACGGCCGCGCGGCAGGCTAGTGGATTGCTGTTGGGCATGCACACGGTCGTGGTGGATTCGTTGGAAAAATCGGAAGAGTTGGTGGAAGAACTCAATTACGAATTGGTGCAATCCAACTTTCTCAAACCCGGCGACAAGATGGTTGTCATTGCCGGACGCATGGCCGGCATGAAGGAACAGTTGCGCATTGTGACGTTGGACGAGGGGAAGTCGTATGGTCACATTGTCTCCGGCacgagcttcttctttgaaCGCACACGTCTGTTGGACTTTAACGACTAATTACAGTTTTGGACGGCGTGGTTGGCGAGTGCGGTCCCGTTCCGAGGTGATGTCCAATAGTTTGGACGGGCGCTAAACGTCGCGTGTCTTTAATTTTTTCTTAACATGGTTCTATATGGATTCTCAGGTAGAAACTATGATTTTGCGGAACTCGCATCATATGGGCAAGTCTCGGTACTGCCGAGGTCCACCAGATAGCTGCAAATACAAGCATTGTGAGTCCAAATACATCTTTCCCGGCACAAGCGGAAATTGGTTCGTCAGCACAAAGTATAATTTTTGTTCTTCGCCATCTAGCTAGGTAGCTTCTGTCTGCAGTACAGGATTGGGTAGAGGGAGTCCATGTTGTCGTATCCTGATTGTCCATCGAGTCGTGTCATCGTCAGCCCGACGTAGTTTTTGTGTTTTCCACTACCATGGTTCTTCTTCGAGTTTCGGTTCGTGCACGAACAGTGATTGTGCGCTATTTTCTCTGTTCCCTCTCTAGGAATTCGGATACTTGGATGCATCGGTGCCGTCCGTAGGTATCAACGGTAGTATACGAACCTACGCTGTGAAACCAACAAGAGACACGCAGTAGCAAAATTGATTGATACGTACAAACCTGGGTTCGCGAACCAAAGAAAGACCATGGGAACGATTTTTGGCAAACAGACTGTAGCGGAGCCCGCCTTTGAGGTGTTGTATCGGCAGACGCAGCAGGCTTACGAAATCCGGCGGTACGCGACGCGTTTTGCGGCGTCCACTTCAACGGATGCGAACTCGGACAGTGCTCCCTTCAACGCTCTCGCTCGCTACATCGGAGTCTTTGGGACACCGGAGAATCAAGGCCGGACGGCGATTAGTATGACCGCTCCCGTGGTCAAGGAAGAATCATCGGGTTCATCACAACCAGAGGCCATGGCTATGACGGCGCCCGTCGTCAAGACGCCGTCCGATCCGAATGGCGAGGCTGGAATGGTGATGAAGTTTATTCTTCCGGCGGCGTACGACTCCATGGAGAAGATTCCGCAACCCACCAATCCACGCGTGCATATTGAGGAAATTCCTCCTGCGGTGGGAGCCGTGCACCGGTACTCGGGTAGTTTCGATGACACCGTCTCGAGGAACAAAGCCCGATGGTTGGCGCAGCAATTGCGAGAGGATGGGGTGGATATTACCGAAGATTACGCCGTCGAGCACTATCAGTTTTGGGGATACAATCCACCGTTTACGCTACCCATGTTCCGTCGCAACGAAGTATGGATTGAATTGGACGCGACGCAGGTTGATCAGATTGTGAACGGCAAGGGAGGTGCGGCGAGTTCTACGTCGGCCGTCAACTAACGCGTGGAGTGGGATTGACGGTGAGGAATACCAGTGACTATTGGCGTGTGTCGGTACGCTCGCGTACACCCGGCAGGTTTACCCATGCATTTATGTTACCTATCTATACCCCCCGGGATAACATTCTGTTGCCGATACGCGTACTTAGGGTGTTATTGCTAGTCGCGCAAGAAGTTGGCGAGCCGCGTCATGGGCGGTAGGTCCAGCAGCGCCTGTGGATGGACCGCCGCCGAGTCCATATCGGTATCCTTTTCTCGTTGCGTAATGGCGAGTTCGGTTTGCGACAGTCCGTGCCGGTTTTGTTTGTCCATGTCGAGCTCAATCGCGGCAATCGTCGTTTGCAAGCTGGTATGGTGTGTTGGCAAGGCTTGTTGCGTTTGTTGCAAAGCCTGTTGCATGGTAGTCAAGGCTTGTTGCATGACACGAATTTTGTCGACGCGTTCATCCTGATTCGTGTCAGCGAACGCATGGTTGGACACTGCGAGGGGTACGCAGTGTTGGAGTTGCGTTTGACGACTGGCCAACTGTGCGGCGCGTTCGAGGACGGAGATTTGCAACGCGTGGATGCGGGCCGCTTCGTCGCGAACTTGCGTACGCAAAGCCTGTACGCGttccaaggcttcgacgTCGAGGAGTTCGGATTCCGCAAAGCCGTACGGATCATGGCGGGGTATCGTCCTGGTTGTGGTATCTATCGTTGTACCGGTAGCAGTACTACAAGTAGTGTCAGTAGTACCGGTaacagtagtagtagtatcTTGGTCTACGGCAAGAGTGTTGCGGTGCACGTAGAGATGAAAGGCTTCGTCGGTGACGGGTTGCACGATGCGTTGAATATGGGCGTGGAGACTAGCCTGTAAGGCGAGTCGCGTGGTTTCGTCCAAGGTCCCTTTACCAACACGTCCGTGATTGTGAAGGTGACGATCCACCGCGTGCAAGGCGGCGTCCAAATCAGACTCGGCGACcaaattgttgttgcgtGCAGCGGCGACTTCCGTCATGCTTGTCGTACCAGTCGTAGTATTGATGAATGTCAAAGTGAATAGAGAGGCAGGCAATCACGACGAGGCAAAAGAATGGAACAGTATGgagattcacagtcacgtgGGGACACTGGGTATTAGAGAGAATTCTGTCGGCGCATTGTCGGAAAAAAGCCGTTGCCAATGTTACCAAACACGCAATTTGAATTAGGATGACCCGGAGACTGAATTTATACCCGGAGATTGTTAGGAGTACGAACGCCCGATTGTGCAAAACTACAGAACCCCATAAACGGACATACACAGACCGCAAGGATCCGGAAGGAAGCACGCCGACGACTACGAGACCGTAAGGGGAATGGGACCATGGGAAACCAACACTAGGAACAACACACTAACAGCCAGATTACTTACCGTTACGGTAACAGGTTTGGCGTTGGTAGGCACACACAGGTATATCTGGCGCTACCCTGTTCTGGATACTCTCTCTATACATTTACAAATAGAAACAGTATCGACTAGTCACTCTCCAAGTGTAGCATGTTTCGCAATCAATACGATACGGATGTGACGGTGTGGAGTCCGGAAGGACGACTCTTGCAGGTGCGTGCGTTTGCTTCGTTGGAATTAGATTTGAAATTATTGGAGCTGAAAGAAACATTGGATGCCTTGGAGTTACGGCATTAGTTCAACGACTCTGGAGTCTTTGCATTCTTGCCGGTCCCTTGCTTGCTTACTTGCGTATACAATGCACACACTTTCACGCACGCACTATTACTCACTTCACACACTGACTAACAACGTTTCACGCTCGACAGGTCGAGTACGCCATGgaatcggtcaagcaaggaTCCGCCTGCGTAGGACTACGCTCGGACTCCATTTGCGTTTTGGGTGCGCTCAAACGTTCCGTATCCGAGCTCAGTAGTCACCAGAAGAAGCTCTTGCACATTGACGACCACATTGCCGTTGGCATTGCCGGACTCACC contains these protein-coding regions:
- a CDS encoding predicted protein — its product is MRFEAGNTDSITKELHALNQCGPSRNIAKKRVIYTKEPFDQNLKSFVKLYAKNHSNMGEKNGYVNIPVLVSNKMSGKDHIVDKYYKDIRRIYHFEKSCCVDVPDPDESVFHFRNFVSENEELQFRAGHEELVPEQVANELFAHLNPGDKVAITSRYPNHFRTSMIVDAFKKREIQVRVIEPRSGVADFCFLMHAQKELVGTARSSFLMWAGLLGNATRSSNPAFFLSATMQTQV
- a CDS encoding predicted protein, which encodes MDLSNKSFHDIFLQVMVGHPDDDIHRDAHMQDTRRSSHPNDTSPLPSDVVIGWRSLCGSVLPENIRAHAEAYSATAVSPHHSNTRRTTQATANSVTISNRTFPLDSKQLSDPSNVPASNHNENSYLYERHSPVPLVSPFLPDMTVWDNSMQLGLQPIFTDHDSTFASAFGKTYVSPETLPVPALPAPPPAFDRAHSLAFSVSSDCTSQSALFFHPISNPTHDPPVSPLKPCFLDTQEQPVVPDIVHNLPIEPRPTKKLRTTETINNDDLWPRALWPQPTPQLAINTTCAPLAPPPAQHDSQPVVLLPMPIVWPKTPPALNTNLTFDTPWLSAAQVATKKSDPVVKRNKDSEQISANILVASRPSVVDPRLATFLERFDNAEWRLQALQAKNAELQAKVQEAERQKRAMQQLAR
- a CDS encoding predicted protein — encoded protein: MGVRSFGSLVRLVGISLSALVLATLGKFQSEYALLNVDEMLANVLQRQSSSSETWSNVDTEAEVNLTVGAALPPSTENVVEKAAPANKSIQVSPSSVPDHAFPSTVPASINNDDSMQKRKKGMYSNARTDRSGSVIQDMLAAHSYAFHHNMTYPGACWTDSKAPNQARIKTNKQLFAAIGLEDELTYACPTNISDIVKRGRYANVDRRWSREWLAFIRSRVKYPEKNVSAGHQTAVHIRRGDVIPCPKNGLLKRYRYLPNSYYHAVIDTYVPSNSTVTIYSEEESYEPWDNFRQYNLRLSASLVDTWRDMMMAGTLILSRSTFSLVPALLNRHGTVWYAPFGTPKVDGWEVVPDNITAMADRDSAKLRKKDACVAK
- the PK4a gene encoding kinase pyruvate kinase 4a (pyruvate kinase, similar to GenBank AY608680 but N-terminus differs, first intron results in frameshift between Phatr2 and AY608680, recent duplication of Protein ID 27502, chr_8:927538-929753); this translates as MLSSTSTIPKLDGEVVTLSVIKKPTETKKRRTKIICTLGPACWSEEGLGQLMDAGMNVARFNFSHGDHEGHGKVLERLRKVAKEKKRNIAVLLDTKGPEIRTGFFADGIDKINLSKGDTIVLTTDYDFKGDSKRLACSYPTLAKSVTQGQAILIADGSLVLTVLSIDTANNEVQCRVENNASIGERKNMNLPGVVVDLPTFTERDVNDIVNFGIKSKVDFIAASFVRKGSDVTNLRKLLADNGGPQIKIICKIENQEGLENYGDILEHTDAIMVARGDLGMEIPSSKVFLAQKYMIREANVAGKPVVTATQMLESMVTNPRPTRAECSDVANAVYDGTDAVMLSGETANGPHFEKAVLVMARTCCEAESSRNYNLLFQSVRNSIVIARGGLSTGESMASSAVKSALDIEAKLIVVMSETGKMGNYVAKFRPGLSVLCMTPNETAARQASGLLLGMHTVVVDSLEKSEELVEELNYELVQSNFLKPGDKMVVIAGRMAGMKEQLRIVTLDEGKSYGHIVSGTSFFFERTRLLDFND
- a CDS encoding predicted protein, coding for MGTIFGKQTVAEPAFEVLYRQTQQAYEIRRYATRFAASTSTDANSDSAPFNALARYIGVFGTPENQGRTAISMTAPVVKEESSGSSQPEAMAMTAPVVKTPSDPNGEAGMVMKFILPAAYDSMEKIPQPTNPRVHIEEIPPAVGAVHRYSGSFDDTVSRNKARWLAQQLREDGVDITEDYAVEHYQFWGYNPPFTLPMFRRNEVWIELDATQVDQIVNGKGGAASSTSAVN
- a CDS encoding predicted protein, translated to MTEVAAARNNNLVAESDLDAALHAVDRHLHNHGRVGKGTLDETTRLALQASLHAHIQRIVQPVTDEAFHLYVHRNTLAVDQDTTTTVTGTTDTTCSTATGTTIDTTTRTIPRHDPYGFAESELLDVEALERVQALRTQVRDEAARIHALQISVLERAAQLASRQTQLQHCVPLAVSNHAFADTNQDERVDKIRVMQQALTTMQQALQQTQQALPTHHTSLQTTIAAIELDMDKQNRHGLSQTELAITQREKDTDMDSAAVHPQALLDLPPMTRLANFLRD